In Nicotiana tabacum cultivar K326 chromosome 17, ASM71507v2, whole genome shotgun sequence, one DNA window encodes the following:
- the LOC107785901 gene encoding proteasome subunit alpha type-5, which yields MFLTRTEYDRGVNTFSPEGRLFQVEYAIEAIKLGSTAIGLKTKEGVVLAVEKRITSPLLEPSSVEKIMEIDEHIGCAMSGLIADARTLVEHARVETQNHRFSYGEPMTVESTTQALCDLALRFGEGDEESMSRPFGVSLLIAGHDENGPSLYYTDPSGTFWQCNAKAIGSGSEGADSSLQEQYNKDLTLKEAETIALSILKQVMEEKVTPNNVDIARVSPTYHLYSPSEVEEVISRL from the exons ATGTTTCTCACTAG AACTGAGTACGATAGAGGTGTTAACACCTTCTCTCCTGAAGGCCGGCTGTTTCAAGTTGAATATGCTATTGAAGCCATCAAA CTGGGTTCAACTGCTATTGGATTAAAGACTAAGGAAGGAGTCGTTCTTGCTGTGGAGAAGCGCATTACTTCACCTCTTCTG GAGCCAAGCAGCGTGGAGAAAATTATGGAAATTGATGAGCATATTGGTTGTGCAATGAGCGGATTGATAGCTGATGCACGAACTCTTGTGGAACATGCACGAGTTGAAACTCAG AACCATAGATTCTCTTATGGTGAGCCCATGACTGTTGAGTCCACGACACAAGCTCTCTGTGATTTGGCCTTGCGGTTTGGTGAGGGCGATGAAGAATCTATG TCCAGACCTTTTGGTGTGTCCCTTCTCATTGCTGGTCATGATGAGAATGGTCCTAGCTT GTACTACACTGATCCTTCTGGTACATTCTGGCAATGCAATGCTAAAGCTATTGGGTCAGGTTCTGAAGGTGCTGACAGCTCTTTGCAGGAGCAATATAACAAG GACCTTACCCTTAAAGAGGCTGAAACCATAGCACTGTCTATTCTTAAGCAAGTGATGGAAGAGAAG GTGACTCCCAATAATGTTGATATTGCAAGGGTTTCTCCAACTTATCATCTGTACTCACCATCTGAGGTGGAAGAGGTTATCAGCCGCCTATAA